From Parcubacteria group bacterium ADurb.Bin159:
TGCCCCCACGCCATTTTTCTTATTTTATAGATAAATTGAGCTTTTGTCCAGCCCTTTTTTCTTTCGTTCTTTTTATTTTGCAGAAGCCATTGATAAATTTTCTTTTGTAATTTTGAAGGAAAAGCCGGATGGTCTAAAATAATATTTTGAAAATCTGTGGCTAAATGTATTTCTATTGCCTGAAACTCGGGAAATTTTTTAAAATATGAAAGAGGTAAAGTAGACGCCCCATGCTGCACTGCCCCAGCCAAACCATATTTTTGACGCGCCATTAGAGAAAGTTTTTTCAAAAGCTCAAAATCAATTTTGCTTTTAGCCATTCCCCCGCCAGGTAAAACATCTCCACCATGACTAACTCCATTTTGAATGCCAATTTTAGAAATCCCTTTTGAAACGCCCAATCTTGAAAGCTCTTTTTTATATCCTTCCATAAAAACGTCTAAATCAGCAGGAGTGGAATTTTTTTTGCCAATTTCCCCCACCTCTCCCCCGATATTAATTTCTATATTTTTTGGCTCTTGCCGGCGAATAAATTGAGTGAAAAAAGCAGTTAAAATAAAATTATTTTTTTGCTGAGTAAAAACATCTTCTTTACCTTCGCCAACCAAAGAAGACATATCAAGGTCTATATTAAAAAATCCCGCCTTAATAACCCGAGATATTAAATTTTTAAATCTTTTTATTTCTAATTTTGGATTATTCAGATATTTTTTTCTATCCAAAGCAAAGTGGTCAGCTTGAATAAACAAGGGTCCGGAAAAATTTTGTTTTATAGCTGCGGCTAAAATAACCGCGGCATATTCTTCTGGCGATTGATGGGTATATTCCATTTCCGAAGGAGCTAACTCAATAATAAAAAGGCCAACTTTATTTTTTTTTGCCGCCTTTATTAACGCTTGAGATGTTTGGTAAGTTAATCCCCTTAAATTAATTGCCGGGATAGTAAAATTAGTTTTCTTTTTTTTCGCCAGGTTCTGATAAAATGAATAAAGAGAAGCAGGATATATGCCTTTTTGAAAAGCAACTTGCCAAATAATTTTCTCGCAAGTTTTTTTTATTTCTTCATTTTTATTAAACTGAAGATTTTCTACTAAATCATCAATTATCTCACCTTTTAATTTTTCCTCATCAATAATCTTTATCTTTTTTTTAAAAACATCCATCACTGATTTTGTTTTCTCTTCTAAATTTTTTTTATTAGTAAAAAGCATTTTAAAAAGGGCGGTCTAGGAGAATTGCACTCCTACTAAAGACTCCACAGGTCTCTGTGCTGCTCTTACACCAAGACCGCCAAAAAATTTTAATTTGTCTTTGAATTTTTATTTTTAATTTTTGATTTTTTATTGCCCCCACCAAGAATCGAACTTGGATCCAAGGCTTAGAAGGCCTTTGTTTTATCCATTAAACTATGGGGGCAAATGGAAAATAAAATATAAAATTTAGAATTTAGAATTTTAGAATTCTACTCTCAATGAAATCTTCTCATCATCATACCATTTTTTTTATTTTTTTCAAGCAAAAAAGCGGGCTTTCCCGCTTTTTATTTTGTTTTACATTTTAGAGTGTCCCTCCACAAAAGAAACACTTCCCTGTTTCTTTTTGATTCTTGTCTATTGTAATCACTAGATTCCAGGTGTGACAATACGGGCATGTCTCTATTTCTTCCCCGTTCAATAAGGCTTCAATAGCCTCATCAGTCATACCTGTTTTTTTTAACCATTTCGTCATCTTTTTGATG
This genomic window contains:
- a CDS encoding Fructose-bisphosphate aldolase class-II; the protein is MLFTNKKNLEEKTKSVMDVFKKKIKIIDEEKLKGEIIDDLVENLQFNKNEEIKKTCEKIIWQVAFQKGIYPASLYSFYQNLAKKKKTNFTIPAINLRGLTYQTSQALIKAAKKNKVGLFIIELAPSEMEYTHQSPEEYAAVILAAAIKQNFSGPLFIQADHFALDRKKYLNNPKLEIKRFKNLISRVIKAGFFNIDLDMSSLVGEGKEDVFTQQKNNFILTAFFTQFIRRQEPKNIEINIGGEVGEIGKKNSTPADLDVFMEGYKKELSRLGVSKGISKIGIQNGVSHGGDVLPGGGMAKSKIDFELLKKLSLMARQKYGLAGAVQHGASTLPLSYFKKFPEFQAIEIHLATDFQNIILDHPAFPSKLQKKIYQWLLQNKKNERKKGWTKAQFIYKIRKMAWGQFKKEITNIDKQAKEKIAKSLEERFNFLFNELKVKNTQKLINNIKN